Proteins encoded together in one Pseudomonas arsenicoxydans window:
- the emhC gene encoding efflux RND transporter outer membrane subunit EmhC: MSKSLLSLAVAAFVLGGCSLIPDYQQPAAPVAAQYPQGPAYSPAQAPAQAAAEQGWKQFFHDPALQQLIQVALENNRDLRVAALNIDAFAAQYRIQRADLYPAVSANGTGSRQRVPARASQTGEAGISSSYSATVGISAYELDMFGRVRSLSEEALQKYFATEEGRRSTQISLVASVANAYLAWQADKELLKLTQDTLGAFEQSYKLTARSNEVGVASALDLAQSRTSVETARVQLAKYTRQVAQDENSLVLLLGTGIPANLQAAKPLSDDLLSDVPAGLPSDLLQRRPDILQAEYNLKAANANIGAARAAFFPSISLTANAGTLSPDLSGLFKGGSGTWLFSPQINLPIFNAGSLSASLDYSKIQKDIGVANYEKSIQTAFQEVADGLAARQTYTDQLQAQRDNVTANQDYYRLAERRYRIGVDSNLTFLDAQRQLFNAQQVLITDRLAQLASAVNLYKALGGGWNEQTAKVEPLKEDAPKMKLF; encoded by the coding sequence ATGAGCAAGTCGCTACTCTCCCTAGCCGTCGCCGCGTTCGTGCTCGGCGGCTGCTCGCTGATTCCTGACTATCAGCAGCCCGCAGCACCGGTGGCCGCGCAATACCCGCAAGGTCCGGCGTACTCGCCGGCCCAGGCGCCTGCCCAGGCCGCCGCCGAACAAGGCTGGAAGCAGTTTTTCCATGACCCGGCGCTGCAACAGCTGATCCAGGTCGCCCTGGAAAACAACCGTGACCTGCGCGTCGCGGCCCTGAACATCGATGCGTTCGCGGCTCAATACCGCATCCAGCGTGCCGACCTGTACCCGGCCGTTTCGGCCAATGGCACCGGCAGCCGTCAGCGCGTTCCGGCACGGGCCTCGCAGACTGGCGAAGCGGGGATCAGCAGTTCCTACTCGGCCACCGTGGGTATCAGCGCGTATGAACTCGACATGTTCGGTCGGGTTCGCAGCCTCAGCGAAGAAGCGCTGCAGAAGTACTTCGCGACCGAAGAAGGTCGTCGCAGTACGCAGATCAGTCTGGTGGCCAGCGTGGCCAACGCTTACCTGGCCTGGCAGGCCGACAAAGAGCTGCTGAAGCTGACCCAGGACACCCTCGGTGCGTTCGAGCAGAGCTACAAGCTCACCGCGCGCAGCAACGAGGTCGGTGTCGCCTCGGCGCTGGACCTGGCCCAGTCACGCACCTCGGTGGAAACCGCCCGGGTTCAACTGGCGAAGTACACCCGCCAGGTCGCTCAGGATGAAAACAGCCTGGTGCTGCTGCTCGGCACCGGCATCCCGGCCAACCTGCAAGCCGCCAAACCGCTGTCTGACGATTTGCTGAGTGACGTGCCCGCCGGTCTGCCATCGGACTTGCTGCAACGTCGTCCGGACATCCTCCAGGCCGAATACAACCTGAAAGCTGCCAACGCCAACATCGGTGCGGCACGGGCTGCGTTCTTCCCGAGCATCAGCCTGACGGCCAACGCCGGCACCCTGAGCCCGGACTTGTCCGGTCTGTTCAAGGGCGGTTCGGGCACCTGGCTGTTTTCGCCGCAGATCAACCTGCCGATCTTCAACGCCGGCAGCCTGAGCGCCAGCCTGGATTACTCGAAAATCCAGAAAGACATCGGCGTGGCGAACTACGAGAAATCCATTCAAACGGCCTTCCAGGAAGTCGCCGACGGCCTGGCCGCCCGCCAGACCTACACCGACCAGTTGCAGGCGCAGCGTGACAACGTCACCGCCAACCAGGACTACTACCGTCTGGCCGAGCGTCGTTACCGCATTGGTGTCGACAGCAACCTGACTTTCCTCGACGCCCAGCGTCAGCTGTTCAACGCGCAACAAGTACTGATCACTGATCGCCTGGCGCAGTTGGCCAGTGCGGTCAATCTGTACAAGGCCTTGGGCGGTGGCTGGAATGAGCAGACGGCGAAAGTCGAACCGCTCAAAGAAGACGCGCCGAAGATGAAGTTGTTCTGA
- the emhB gene encoding efflux RND transporter permease subunit EmhB: protein MSKFFIDRPIFAWVIALVIMLVGALSILKLPINQYPSIAPPAIAISVAYPGASAQTVQDTVVQVIEQQLNGIDNLRYVSSESNSDGTMTITATFEQGTNSDTAQVQVQNKLNLATPLLPQEVQQQGIRVTKAVKNFLLVIGVVSRDGSMTKDDLSNYIVSNMQDPISRTAGVGDFQVFGSQYAMRIWLDPAKLNNFSLTPIDVKTAIAAQNVQISSGQLGGLPAMPDTQLNATIIGKTRLQTAEQFNKILLKVNKDGSQVRLKDVADVGLGGENYSINAQFNGAPASGLAVKLANGANALDTAKALRKTIDSLKPFFPQGMEVVFPYDTTPVVTESIKGVVETLVEAIVLVFLVMFLFLQNFRATVITTMTVPVVLLGTFGILAAFGFSINTLTMFGMVLAIGLLVDDAIVVVENVERVMSEEGLSPKEATKKSMGQIQGALVGIALVLSAVLLPMAFFSGSTGVIYKQFSITIVSAMALSVMVALIFTPALCATMLKAIPKGEHGVPKRGFFGWFNRNFDRSVRSYERGVGNMLAHKVPYLLAYLLILVGMIWLFTRIPTAFLPEEDQGVLFAQVQTPAGSTAQRTQVVVDQMREFLLRPSKDGGEGDAVNSVFTVTGFNFAGRGQSSGMAFIMMRPWDERNADNNVFKVAARAQQHFFTFRDAMVFAFAPPAVLELGNATGFDVFLQDRAGIGHEKLMAARNQFLGMAAQSKVLSQVRPNGLNDEPQYQLEIDDEKASALGITIADINNTLSIALGSSYVNDFIDRGRVKKVYVQGQPGARMSPEDLKKWYVRNRDGAMVPFTAFAKGEWIYGSPKLARYNGVEAMEILGAPAPGYSTGEAMAEVEAIAQKLPAGVGISWTGLSYEERLSGSQAPALYALSLLMVFLCLAALYESWSIPIAVMLVVPLGIIGALMATSLRGLSNDVYFQVGLLTTIGLAAKNAILIVEFAKELHEQGRSLRDAAIEACRMRLRPIIMTSLAFVLGVVPLAISTGAGSGSQHAIGTGVIGGMLTATILAIFWVPLFFVTVSSMGQRKIADQDDAIEPSKEAGQ, encoded by the coding sequence ATGTCGAAATTTTTTATCGACCGTCCGATTTTCGCCTGGGTAATCGCCCTGGTGATCATGCTGGTCGGGGCACTATCGATCCTCAAACTGCCGATCAACCAATACCCGAGCATTGCGCCTCCGGCGATTGCCATCTCCGTGGCCTACCCGGGCGCTTCCGCACAAACCGTGCAGGACACCGTGGTTCAGGTAATCGAGCAGCAGCTCAACGGTATCGACAATCTGCGTTATGTCTCTTCGGAAAGTAACTCCGACGGCACCATGACGATCACTGCGACCTTCGAGCAAGGCACCAACTCCGACACCGCGCAGGTTCAGGTCCAGAACAAACTGAACCTGGCCACCCCGCTGCTGCCGCAAGAAGTGCAGCAACAAGGTATCCGCGTCACCAAGGCTGTGAAGAACTTCCTGCTGGTGATCGGCGTGGTCTCGCGTGACGGCAGCATGACCAAGGACGACCTGTCCAACTACATCGTGTCCAACATGCAGGACCCGATTTCGCGGACAGCCGGCGTGGGCGACTTCCAGGTGTTCGGCTCGCAATACGCCATGCGTATCTGGCTCGACCCGGCCAAGCTGAACAACTTCAGCCTGACCCCGATAGACGTCAAGACTGCCATCGCCGCACAGAACGTGCAGATCTCGTCCGGCCAGCTCGGCGGCCTGCCGGCCATGCCCGACACACAGCTGAACGCGACGATCATCGGCAAGACCCGTCTGCAGACCGCTGAGCAATTCAACAAAATCCTGCTCAAGGTCAACAAGGACGGTTCCCAGGTTCGTTTGAAAGATGTCGCCGACGTCGGTCTGGGTGGCGAGAACTACAGCATCAACGCCCAGTTCAACGGCGCCCCGGCTTCCGGTCTCGCAGTGAAACTGGCCAACGGTGCCAACGCCCTCGACACCGCAAAAGCTTTGCGCAAGACCATCGACAGCCTCAAGCCGTTCTTCCCGCAAGGGATGGAAGTGGTGTTCCCGTACGACACCACGCCGGTGGTGACCGAGTCGATCAAGGGTGTGGTTGAAACCCTGGTCGAAGCGATCGTGCTGGTGTTCCTGGTGATGTTCCTGTTCCTGCAAAACTTCCGTGCCACGGTCATCACCACGATGACCGTGCCAGTGGTATTGCTCGGTACGTTCGGGATCCTCGCGGCGTTCGGCTTCAGCATCAACACCTTGACCATGTTCGGCATGGTGTTGGCCATCGGCTTGCTGGTGGACGATGCCATCGTCGTGGTGGAAAACGTCGAACGGGTCATGAGCGAAGAAGGCCTGTCACCCAAGGAGGCCACCAAGAAATCCATGGGGCAGATCCAGGGCGCACTGGTCGGTATCGCCCTGGTGTTGTCGGCAGTATTGCTGCCGATGGCGTTCTTCAGCGGTTCCACCGGGGTGATCTACAAGCAGTTCTCGATCACCATCGTTTCGGCCATGGCGCTGTCTGTGATGGTCGCGTTGATCTTCACCCCGGCACTTTGCGCCACCATGCTCAAGGCCATTCCCAAAGGTGAACACGGCGTACCGAAGCGCGGCTTTTTCGGCTGGTTCAACCGCAACTTCGACCGTAGCGTACGCAGCTACGAACGTGGCGTGGGCAACATGCTTGCGCACAAGGTTCCGTACCTGCTGGCGTACCTGCTCATCCTGGTCGGCATGATCTGGCTGTTCACCCGTATTCCAACGGCGTTCCTGCCGGAAGAAGACCAGGGCGTACTGTTCGCTCAAGTGCAGACCCCGGCCGGTTCGACGGCCCAGCGTACCCAGGTGGTCGTGGACCAGATGCGTGAATTCCTGCTGCGTCCAAGCAAGGATGGCGGTGAAGGCGATGCGGTGAACTCGGTGTTTACCGTGACCGGCTTCAACTTCGCCGGCCGCGGCCAGAGTTCGGGCATGGCGTTCATCATGATGCGTCCGTGGGACGAGCGTAACGCCGACAACAACGTGTTCAAGGTTGCGGCCCGCGCCCAGCAGCACTTCTTCACCTTCCGGGACGCCATGGTGTTTGCATTCGCGCCCCCGGCGGTATTGGAACTGGGTAACGCCACCGGTTTCGACGTGTTCCTGCAGGACCGCGCCGGTATCGGCCACGAAAAACTGATGGCGGCCCGCAACCAGTTCCTCGGCATGGCGGCACAGAGCAAAGTGCTGTCGCAAGTGCGCCCGAACGGTCTGAACGACGAGCCGCAATACCAGCTGGAAATCGACGACGAGAAGGCCAGTGCGCTGGGCATTACCATCGCCGACATCAACAACACCCTGTCGATTGCCCTGGGCAGTAGCTATGTGAACGACTTCATCGACCGTGGTCGGGTGAAGAAGGTTTACGTGCAAGGCCAGCCAGGTGCGCGCATGAGCCCTGAAGACCTGAAAAAGTGGTACGTGCGCAATCGCGACGGCGCGATGGTGCCGTTCACCGCCTTCGCCAAGGGTGAATGGATCTACGGTTCGCCGAAACTGGCCCGTTACAACGGCGTAGAGGCGATGGAAATCCTCGGTGCCCCGGCTCCTGGCTACTCCACCGGTGAAGCGATGGCCGAAGTCGAAGCCATCGCCCAGAAACTGCCGGCCGGTGTCGGTATTTCCTGGACGGGTCTGTCATACGAGGAACGCCTGTCCGGTTCGCAAGCGCCAGCGTTGTATGCGCTATCGCTGCTGATGGTGTTCCTGTGTCTGGCGGCGCTGTATGAAAGCTGGTCGATTCCGATCGCGGTGATGTTGGTCGTACCGCTGGGGATCATCGGTGCGCTGATGGCCACCAGCCTGCGGGGTCTGTCTAACGATGTGTACTTCCAGGTGGGCCTGTTGACGACTATCGGTCTGGCGGCGAAAAACGCCATTCTGATTGTCGAATTTGCCAAGGAGCTGCATGAACAGGGGCGCAGCCTGCGCGATGCGGCGATCGAAGCCTGCCGCATGCGTTTGCGACCGATCATCATGACATCGCTCGCGTTCGTTCTTGGTGTGGTGCCCCTGGCAATCTCCACAGGCGCAGGCTCGGGTAGCCAACATGCGATCGGTACCGGAGTAATTGGCGGTATGCTCACCGCCACGATTCTGGCGATCTTCTGGGTCCCGCTGTTCTTCGTCACCGTGTCGTCCATGGGCCAGCGCAAAATCGCCGACCAGGATGATGCTATTGAACCTTCTAAAGAGGCTGGCCAATGA
- a CDS encoding OprD family porin has product MTPSTAQYYFPGLIAIALASAALPVMAEESGFVDGAKVNLNLRNFYINRNFTNPTKAQGKAEEWTQSFILDAKSGFTQGTVGFGMDVLGLYSVKLDGGKGTGGTQLLPLDHDGRPADNFGRTNVAFKAKLSQTEVKVGEWMPVLPILRSDDGRSLPQTFRGGQITSKEITGLTLYGGQFRANSPRDDSSMNDMSMTGKPSFTSDRFNFQGGEYVFNDKRTQIGLWNAELKDIYSQQFVNLIHSQPLGDWTLGANLGFFYGKDDGSARAGDLDNKTFYGLFSAKYGGNTFYVGLQKLTGDSAWMRVNGTSGGTLANDSYNSSYDNAREKSWQVRHDYNFVALGVPGLTLMNRYISGDNVHTGNITDGKEWGRESELGYTVQSGALKDLNVKWRNSTMRRDYSNNEFDENRLIVSYPISLL; this is encoded by the coding sequence ATGACACCTTCCACCGCGCAGTATTATTTTCCCGGCCTGATCGCCATCGCCCTGGCCAGCGCTGCCCTGCCTGTCATGGCCGAGGAATCGGGGTTTGTCGACGGCGCCAAGGTCAACCTGAACCTGCGCAACTTCTACATCAACCGCAATTTCACCAACCCGACCAAGGCTCAAGGAAAGGCTGAAGAGTGGACACAAAGCTTCATTCTCGACGCCAAGTCCGGGTTCACCCAAGGCACCGTCGGGTTCGGCATGGATGTGCTGGGCCTGTACTCGGTGAAACTCGATGGTGGTAAAGGCACCGGTGGAACGCAGTTGTTGCCGCTGGACCACGATGGTCGCCCGGCCGACAACTTCGGTCGCACCAACGTGGCGTTCAAGGCCAAGCTGTCGCAGACCGAAGTGAAAGTCGGTGAATGGATGCCAGTGCTGCCGATCCTGCGCTCGGACGACGGCCGTTCCCTGCCACAAACCTTCCGTGGCGGCCAGATCACCTCGAAGGAAATCACCGGCCTGACGCTTTACGGCGGCCAGTTCCGCGCCAACAGTCCGCGCGACGACAGCAGCATGAATGACATGTCGATGACCGGAAAACCCTCCTTCACCTCCGACCGCTTCAACTTCCAGGGCGGCGAGTACGTGTTCAACGACAAGCGCACGCAGATCGGTCTGTGGAACGCCGAACTCAAGGACATCTACAGCCAGCAGTTCGTGAACCTGATTCACAGCCAGCCACTGGGCGACTGGACCCTGGGCGCCAACCTCGGCTTCTTCTACGGCAAGGACGACGGCAGCGCCCGGGCCGGCGACCTCGACAACAAAACCTTTTATGGCCTGTTCTCGGCCAAGTACGGCGGCAACACCTTTTACGTCGGCCTGCAAAAACTCACCGGCGACAGCGCCTGGATGCGCGTCAACGGCACCAGCGGCGGCACCCTGGCCAACGACAGCTACAACTCCAGCTATGACAACGCCCGGGAAAAATCCTGGCAAGTGCGACATGACTACAACTTCGTCGCCCTCGGTGTTCCCGGCCTGACCCTGATGAACCGCTACATCAGCGGCGACAACGTGCACACCGGCAACATCACCGACGGCAAGGAATGGGGCCGCGAAAGCGAACTGGGCTACACCGTACAAAGCGGCGCGCTCAAGGACCTGAACGTCAAATGGCGCAACTCGACCATGCGCCGCGACTACAGCAATAACGAGTTCGATGAGAATCGGTTGATCGTCAGCTATCCGATCAGCTTGTTGTAA
- a CDS encoding methyltransferase domain-containing protein produces MITPLKTAPAKPDWDAKAYQQFSKLRQRPVNELLDRVDLDKPKRIYDLGCGTGIATQVLSKRWPRAQLMGIDSSKQMLVAASCLPIKAQWKQCDLQTWQPEQPADLLFAAAVLHFIDDHEHLLPRLLGYLNPGGCLAAHMPDWRDAMWYQLMLDTLDDGGPGGQPLGTPQLCETLAARPLLPLESYYRLLSPITRTLDIWETEQLQVVDGKSPIYDWIKVSALRSVMQALEDNEQARFIYHFMMRVHAHYPHEPDGRTLFPFKRIFIVATV; encoded by the coding sequence ATGATCACTCCGCTCAAAACAGCTCCCGCCAAACCCGACTGGGACGCCAAGGCCTACCAGCAATTCTCAAAACTTCGACAACGACCGGTGAACGAGCTACTCGACCGCGTCGACCTGGACAAGCCCAAACGCATCTACGACCTGGGTTGCGGCACGGGCATTGCCACGCAAGTACTTTCCAAGCGTTGGCCCCGAGCCCAACTGATGGGTATCGACAGTTCGAAGCAAATGCTTGTGGCGGCCAGCTGCCTGCCGATCAAGGCGCAGTGGAAGCAGTGCGATTTACAAACCTGGCAACCGGAGCAACCCGCCGATCTGCTCTTTGCCGCCGCTGTGCTGCACTTCATCGACGACCACGAACACCTGCTGCCGCGCCTGCTGGGTTATCTCAATCCGGGCGGTTGTCTGGCGGCGCACATGCCCGACTGGCGAGATGCGATGTGGTATCAGCTGATGCTCGATACCCTTGATGATGGCGGCCCGGGAGGCCAACCGCTGGGTACGCCGCAGTTATGCGAAACCCTGGCTGCGCGCCCATTACTGCCGCTGGAAAGTTACTATCGGTTGCTCTCCCCCATCACCCGCACGCTGGATATCTGGGAGACCGAACAGCTACAGGTCGTCGATGGCAAGTCGCCGATCTACGACTGGATCAAGGTGTCGGCTCTGCGGTCGGTGATGCAAGCGTTGGAGGATAACGAACAGGCGCGATTCATCTATCACTTCATGATGCGGGTGCATGCGCATTACCCGCATGAGCCCGATGGGCGCACGCTGTTTCCTTTCAAGCGGATTTTCATTGTCGCCACGGTTTGA
- the pcaD gene encoding 3-oxoadipate enol-lactonase: MAFVQLADGELHYQIQGPVDAPVLVLSNSLGTDLHMWDAQMAAFAEHFRVLRFDTRGHGKSLVTPGPYSIEQLGHDVLALLDALNIERAHFCGLSMGGLIGQWLGINAGQRLNKLVVCNTAAKIGDPSVWNPRIETVLRDGPAAMVALRDASIARWFTADFAQANPAVAKQITDMLAATSPEGYAANCAAVRDADFRDQLSAIKVPLLVIAGTEDAVTPPSGGHFIQEHVQGAEYAEFYAAHLSNVQAGDAFSARVLAFLAGH, translated from the coding sequence GTGGCTTTCGTACAACTCGCCGATGGCGAACTGCACTACCAAATTCAAGGGCCGGTCGACGCGCCCGTACTGGTGCTTTCCAACTCGTTGGGCACCGACCTGCACATGTGGGACGCGCAGATGGCGGCGTTCGCCGAGCATTTTCGCGTGCTGCGTTTCGACACCCGGGGCCACGGCAAATCGCTGGTGACGCCGGGGCCTTACAGCATCGAGCAATTGGGGCATGACGTGCTGGCGCTGCTGGATGCGCTGAACATAGAACGCGCACATTTCTGCGGGTTGTCGATGGGCGGTTTGATCGGCCAGTGGCTGGGGATCAACGCCGGCCAACGCCTGAATAAACTGGTGGTGTGCAACACCGCCGCGAAAATCGGCGATCCGTCGGTGTGGAACCCACGGATCGAAACCGTGTTGCGTGACGGTCCGGCTGCGATGGTCGCTTTGCGCGATGCCTCGATTGCGCGCTGGTTCACCGCCGATTTTGCCCAAGCCAATCCGGCGGTGGCGAAGCAGATCACTGACATGCTCGCGGCCACCTCGCCTGAGGGCTATGCGGCCAACTGCGCTGCCGTGCGTGATGCCGATTTCCGCGATCAGCTGTCTGCGATCAAGGTGCCGCTGCTGGTCATCGCCGGCACCGAAGACGCGGTCACGCCGCCGTCCGGCGGGCACTTCATTCAGGAGCACGTGCAGGGCGCCGAGTACGCCGAGTTCTACGCTGCGCACTTGTCCAACGTCCAGGCCGGCGACGCTTTCAGCGCGCGGGTGTTGGCATTTCTGGCTGGCCACTGA
- the pcaC gene encoding 4-carboxymuconolactone decarboxylase yields MDEKQRYDEGLKVRRAVLGDAHVDRSLNALTEFNSEFQEMITRHAWGDIWTRPGLPRHTRSLITMAMLIGMNRNEELKLHLRAAANNGVTRGEIKEVIMQSAIYCGIPAANATFHLAESVWDELGVESRE; encoded by the coding sequence GTGGACGAGAAACAACGTTACGACGAAGGTCTGAAAGTCCGTCGCGCGGTTTTGGGCGATGCCCACGTCGACCGCAGTCTGAACGCCCTGACCGAGTTCAACTCGGAATTTCAGGAGATGATCACCCGCCACGCGTGGGGCGATATTTGGACCCGTCCGGGCCTGCCGCGCCACACCCGCAGCCTGATCACCATGGCCATGCTGATCGGCATGAACCGCAACGAAGAACTCAAACTGCACCTGCGCGCCGCCGCCAACAACGGCGTGACTCGCGGCGAGATCAAGGAAGTGATCATGCAGAGCGCGATCTACTGCGGGATTCCGGCGGCCAATGCAACATTCCACCTCGCGGAGTCGGTGTGGGATGAGTTGGGAGTCGAATCTCGGGAATGA